From Nguyenibacter vanlangensis, one genomic window encodes:
- a CDS encoding aspartate-semialdehyde dehydrogenase produces the protein MGYRVAVVGATGAVGREMLKTLAERAFPIDEIAALASARSAGQEVSFGDRQVLKVQNLEHFDFSGWDVALFSPGASVSAVHAPRAAKAGCIVIDNTSHFRMEPDVPLVVPEVNPNALKKARRGIIANPNCSTIQMVVALKPLHDLFTIRRVVVATYQAVAGAGKEGMDELFAQSRASFVGDPLKAEQFTKQIAFNCIPHIDRFMDDGATKEEWKMTVETRKILDPDIAVFATCVRVPVFIGHSEAVTVEFEEPVDLERARRALREAPGVILHDQREDGGYVTPIECVGEDATYVSRLRIDPTVPNGLGFWCVADNLRKGAALNAVQIAETMIALDLLPRKAA, from the coding sequence ATGGGATACCGCGTCGCGGTCGTAGGCGCCACCGGAGCAGTGGGGCGCGAAATGCTCAAAACGCTGGCCGAGCGCGCGTTTCCGATCGACGAGATCGCGGCCCTGGCCTCGGCCCGTTCGGCGGGGCAGGAGGTCTCGTTCGGCGACAGGCAGGTGCTGAAGGTCCAGAACCTGGAGCATTTCGATTTTTCCGGCTGGGACGTCGCCCTGTTCTCGCCCGGCGCGTCGGTTTCGGCGGTGCATGCGCCGCGTGCGGCCAAGGCGGGCTGCATCGTCATCGACAACACGTCGCATTTCCGCATGGAGCCCGACGTGCCGCTGGTGGTGCCCGAGGTCAATCCGAACGCGCTGAAGAAGGCGCGGCGCGGGATCATCGCCAATCCCAATTGCTCGACCATCCAGATGGTGGTGGCGCTGAAGCCGCTGCACGACCTGTTCACCATCCGCCGGGTCGTGGTCGCCACGTACCAGGCGGTGGCCGGCGCGGGCAAGGAGGGCATGGACGAGCTGTTCGCCCAGTCGCGCGCCAGCTTCGTCGGCGACCCGCTGAAGGCCGAGCAGTTCACCAAGCAGATCGCCTTCAACTGCATTCCCCATATCGACCGCTTCATGGATGACGGCGCGACCAAGGAGGAATGGAAGATGACGGTCGAGACCCGCAAAATTCTCGACCCTGATATCGCGGTTTTCGCGACCTGCGTGCGCGTACCGGTCTTTATCGGCCATTCCGAGGCCGTCACCGTCGAATTCGAGGAGCCGGTCGACCTGGAGCGCGCGCGCCGGGCGCTGCGCGAGGCGCCGGGCGTGATCCTGCACGACCAGCGCGAGGATGGCGGCTATGTCACGCCGATCGAATGCGTCGGCGAGGACGCGACATATGTGTCGCGCCTGCGGATCGACCCGACCGTGCCCAACGGCCTGGGCTTCTGGTGCGTGGCGGACAATTTGCGCAAGGGCGCCGCGCTGAATGCCGTGCAGATCGCCGAAACCATGATCGCGCTCGACCTGCTGCCCCGCAAGGCGGCCTGA
- the zwf gene encoding glucose-6-phosphate dehydrogenase translates to MSFFRDISSPARSRHAIPPSGSRPAPACTLVIFGAHGDLTKRLLIPALYNLAGNGLLDPDFRILGIDRAAGGAAAWRDGLSATMQDFTRDRNAEFHAPSIDAKVWSWIADRLDYQQADFSDLEQVRALAAHLPGSAVFYLAVPSRFFGPLVETLGRAGLLREQDGHFRRVVIEKPFGSDLATAQALNRQILSVLDERQIYRIDHFLGKETVQNILAMRFGNLIFEPLWQNDHVDHVQITAAETIGVEQRGAFYEPTGALRDMVPNHLFQLFAMVAMEPPSSLSAETVRTAKEQLFESVRPIDPQDAVRGQYRAGTVDGRPVAAYRDSPGVAPDSVTETYAALKLYVDNWRWSGVPFYLRTGKSLGGRRTEIVVQFKKPPVAIFRGTETASLPPNRMILNIQPAQGLTIEMAAKRPGPAMDLAGVQVRFRYEDAFDLQPNVGYETLLYDCLAGDATLFQRADNIDAAWAAVDPVLQAWGASAQGLEFYDAGSAGPAGADALLARDGRAWYPLDGA, encoded by the coding sequence ATGTCCTTCTTTCGCGACATATCGTCGCCGGCGCGCAGCCGGCATGCCATTCCGCCATCGGGCAGCAGGCCCGCGCCGGCCTGCACGCTGGTGATCTTCGGCGCGCATGGCGACCTGACCAAGCGCCTGCTCATCCCGGCGCTGTACAACCTGGCCGGCAACGGGCTGCTGGATCCGGATTTCCGCATTCTGGGCATCGACCGCGCGGCGGGCGGCGCGGCCGCGTGGCGCGACGGGCTGTCGGCGACGATGCAGGACTTCACCCGCGACCGGAATGCCGAATTCCACGCGCCCAGCATCGACGCCAAGGTCTGGTCTTGGATCGCCGACCGCCTGGATTATCAACAGGCGGATTTCTCGGACCTCGAACAGGTCCGCGCGCTGGCGGCCCACCTGCCGGGCAGCGCCGTGTTCTATCTGGCGGTGCCGTCGCGCTTCTTCGGTCCGCTGGTGGAAACGCTGGGCCGGGCCGGCCTGCTGCGGGAACAGGACGGGCATTTCCGCCGGGTGGTGATCGAAAAGCCCTTCGGTTCCGACCTGGCCACCGCGCAGGCGCTGAACCGGCAGATCCTCTCGGTGCTCGACGAGCGCCAGATCTACCGGATCGACCATTTCCTGGGCAAGGAAACGGTCCAGAACATCCTGGCGATGCGCTTCGGCAACCTGATCTTCGAGCCGCTATGGCAGAACGACCATGTCGACCACGTGCAGATCACGGCGGCCGAGACCATCGGCGTCGAGCAGCGCGGCGCGTTCTACGAACCGACCGGCGCGCTGCGCGACATGGTGCCGAACCATTTGTTCCAATTGTTCGCCATGGTGGCGATGGAACCGCCATCCTCCCTGTCCGCCGAGACGGTGCGCACGGCGAAGGAGCAATTGTTCGAATCCGTCCGCCCCATCGACCCGCAGGACGCGGTGCGCGGCCAGTACCGGGCCGGAACGGTCGACGGCAGGCCGGTCGCCGCCTATCGCGACAGCCCCGGCGTCGCGCCGGACAGCGTGACCGAGACCTACGCCGCGCTGAAACTGTATGTCGACAACTGGCGCTGGTCGGGGGTGCCGTTCTACCTGCGGACCGGCAAGTCGCTGGGCGGCCGCCGCACCGAGATCGTGGTGCAGTTCAAGAAGCCGCCGGTCGCGATCTTCCGCGGGACCGAAACCGCGTCCCTGCCGCCCAACCGCATGATCCTGAACATCCAGCCGGCCCAGGGCCTGACGATCGAAATGGCGGCCAAGCGGCCCGGCCCGGCGATGGACCTGGCCGGCGTGCAGGTCCGTTTCCGGTACGAGGACGCGTTCGACCTGCAGCCCAATGTCGGCTACGAGACGCTGCTCTATGACTGCCTGGCGGGCGACGCGACCCTGTTCCAGCGCGCCGACAATATCGACGCCGCCTGGGCGGCGGTGGACCCGGTGCTGCAGGCGTGGGGCGCGTCGGCGCAGGGCCTGGAATTCTACGACGCGGGCAGCGCCGGCCCGGCCGGGGCCGACGCGCTGCTGGCCCGCGACGGGCGGGCCTGGTACCCACTGGACGGCGCCTGA
- a CDS encoding Spy/CpxP family protein refolding chaperone, translating to MIVRRSPILALALLAMPAVAGAQTAAQPAAGTPATSPAAAAAAPQSAIPARTPRDPTPDQVAAHIATLHQQLGITPAEEGAWNSFAQVMRDNAARFHDAIMQRRDRLAGMSAADNMQSYADLVTQRAQDLQALNKAFRTLYDGFSDAQKKQADTLFRRSDGHDQAR from the coding sequence ATGATCGTTCGCCGGTCCCCGATCCTCGCACTTGCCCTGTTGGCCATGCCGGCCGTGGCGGGCGCGCAAACCGCAGCCCAGCCGGCGGCCGGCACGCCGGCCACCTCTCCGGCCGCTGCCGCAGCCGCCCCCCAGTCCGCGATCCCCGCCCGCACGCCGCGCGACCCGACGCCCGACCAGGTGGCGGCGCATATCGCGACGCTGCACCAGCAACTGGGGATTACCCCGGCCGAGGAAGGCGCCTGGAACAGTTTCGCCCAGGTGATGCGCGACAATGCCGCGCGCTTTCATGACGCCATCATGCAGCGCCGCGACCGGCTGGCCGGCATGAGTGCTGCGGACAACATGCAGTCCTATGCCGACCTTGTGACCCAGCGCGCGCAGGACCTGCAGGCCCTGAACAAGGCGTTCCGCACGCTTTATGACGGTTTCAGCGACGCGCAGAAGAAGCAGGCCGACACGCTGTTCCGCCGTTCAGACGGGCACGACCAGGCCCGCTGA
- a CDS encoding 2OG-Fe(II) oxygenase codes for MTVSAPIRPDYAALEAAAVSDAPFAHVVVPHFIRADDLRALVASMPDIDSGGSFPPSALNLAPLVRNLVAELEGPVLREAIARKFGLDLHDAPTMLTLRGRTREKDGRIHCDSVAKRVTVLLYLNPASESWARREGCLRLLRGPDDVEDYAAEIPPVDGTLLVFPNGPTTWHGHRQYVGRRYTIQLNYMENDAKARSEMRRHRLSALAKRLSRAA; via the coding sequence ATGACCGTCTCCGCACCGATCCGTCCCGATTATGCCGCGCTGGAGGCCGCCGCGGTCTCCGACGCGCCGTTCGCCCATGTCGTGGTGCCGCATTTCATCCGGGCGGACGATCTGCGGGCGCTGGTGGCCTCGATGCCCGACATCGATTCCGGCGGGTCGTTCCCGCCCTCGGCCCTGAACCTGGCGCCGCTGGTGCGCAACCTGGTGGCCGAACTGGAGGGCCCGGTGCTGCGCGAGGCGATCGCCCGGAAATTCGGACTGGACCTGCACGACGCCCCGACCATGCTGACCCTGCGCGGCCGCACCCGCGAGAAGGACGGCCGCATCCATTGCGACTCGGTGGCCAAGCGGGTGACGGTGCTGCTGTATCTGAACCCGGCCAGCGAATCCTGGGCCCGGCGGGAAGGCTGCCTGCGCCTGCTGCGCGGCCCCGACGATGTCGAGGACTATGCCGCCGAGATCCCGCCGGTCGACGGCACGCTGCTGGTCTTTCCCAACGGGCCGACCACCTGGCACGGCCACCGGCAATATGTCGGCAGGCGCTACACGATCCAACTGAACTACATGGAAAACGACGCCAAGGCGCGCAGCGAGATGCGGCGCCACCGCCTGTCGGCCCTGGCCAAGCGGCTGTCGCGCGCGGCCTGA